A window from Zingiber officinale cultivar Zhangliang chromosome 7A, Zo_v1.1, whole genome shotgun sequence encodes these proteins:
- the LOC122001081 gene encoding RNA-binding protein 25-like isoform X2: MADRSAAAAKAKPIWIKQAEEAKIKSEAEKTAAAKAAFEATFKALEKAKDKEESERESSDSDADEPEDLATKPIGPVDPSKCIAAGPGIAGGTACASCTFTVVTKDSDSRKVPIGGAQLNVKISPGVGVGSSDQEGMVKDQGDGSYAVTYAVPKRGNYMVHVDCNGKPIMGSPFPVFFSAGTTIGTASLPAVSPFPNMVNQSMPNMPNYAGSVSGAFSGLLGMTAGVSSGSSAGVVLQGIGASLGEICREYLNGQCSKTECKLNHPPHNLLMTALSAASTMGTLSQAPMAPSAAAMAAAQAIVAARILGAHAAQMQTQSSGLTPGSHDETTKADALKKTIQVSNLSPLLTADLLKHLFGYCGSVVDCTITESKHFAYIEYSKAEEATAALALNNVLVGERPLNVEMANSLPSKSSLVNSSLSSVMQQAVAMQQMQFRQALKMQQEMTTQQAAARVATMKSATEMASARAAEISMKLKADGLVTDVPEVMKSRSPSIHRQSKSRSRSPIKYRRSRYSFSPPARYHRERRSRSPVRSRHSRQNERTYRDGRDLYSRRRERERSRDHYSSSRRNRSRSSSPVERKSSRAEHHSLKHHREGTSSRAKRSSRAGSRSPRFQKSNGSPVQQHSFSHRNRHSRSRSMERRHHSDKKDAKRKTEKMKQDDRTLDKGNEPFIDGKRTRDSKEDKVATYSAAKRRSLSPEDDLPSKERGTNKHKRSRLNDIHSEKAGTMNSDEGIAGEDLDAIRDKRSAHFSNSKQHGRMESDVNNKQSENQDSNEFLKSEADQNKVEMHEEPLSRKSQISDDIQKMTDNLSGTELYNSNALSIEERFPKDSTGDRNYLDSTSSGMNEDYSVNNVTFKVIVVNKDPDDDTKIKERKHLVPKFETYSIKNENAVEDPVDANNAGQMQKTDLGFKYHQNFDHRSVHNGGDVSPTRADFTARKNDCAISFPDEPKKDGSSLKSDYHNISHGLLGVEETNLVNSRIINCTTDEEDLANIEDTSITVDNSAARIPKKGFGGYSTISKGVYCAQQNSVADSSVSDRISADKVSDLSNEIWKIKDSTTVDAPAHSSSP; encoded by the exons ATGGCGGATCGGAGCGCGGCGGCGGCGAAGGCGAAGCCCATATGGATCAAGCAGGCGGAGGAGGCCAAAATCAAGAGCGAGGCCGAGAAGACGGCCGCCGCCAAGGCCGCCTTCGAGGCCACCTTCAAAGCTCTCGAGAAGGCGAAGGACAAGGAGGAGTCCGAGAGGGAGTCATCTGACAGCGACGCGGACGAGCCGGAGGACCTCGCGACCAAGCCGATCGGGCCGGTGGATCCCTCCAAGTGTATCGCGGCCGGTCCAGGGATCGCTGGAGGCACCGCCTGCGCGTCTTGCACCTTCACTGTCGTGACGAAAGATTCCGACAGCAGGAAGGTCCCCATTGGAGGAGCCCAACTGAATGTAAAGATCTCGCCTGGTGTTGGAGTTGGGAGCTCAGATCAGGAAGGTATGGTCAAGGATCAGGGGGATGGGAGCTACGCCGTGACTTATGCTGTTCCCAAACGCGGAAACTACATGGTTCATGTTGATTGCAATGGAAAGCCGATCATGGGAAGTCCGTTCCCGGTTTTCTTTAGTGCTGGCACCACAATTGGCACAGCGAGCTTGCCGGCCGTGTCCCCTTTCCCCAATATGGTCAATCAGTCGATGCCCAACATGCCAAATTATGCTGGGTCGGTGTCTGGAGCATTCTCAGGGCTGCTAGGCATGACAGCTGGTGTTTCATCAGGGTCCTCTGCAGGAGTGGTCTTGCAGGGCATTGGCGCATCACTGGGGGAGATTTGCCGTGAATACTTGAATGGACAGTGCTCTAAAACAGAATGCAAGCTCAATCACCCACCACATAACCTATTGATGACTGCATTGTCAGCCGCTTCTACAATGGGAACATTGAGTCAGGCACCTATGGCACCCTCAGCAGCAGCTATGGCTGCTGCTCAAGCAATTGTCGCTGCTCGTATTCTTGGAGCTCATGCTGCCCAGATGCAGACCCAATCTTCTGGCCTTACTCCAG GCTCACATGATGAGACTACCAAAGCCGATGCTTTGAAGAAAACGATACAAGTCAGTAACCTTAGTCCGCTTCTTACAGCCGACCTCCTTAAACATCTTTTTGGTTACTGTGGATCTGTTGTTGATTGTACCATCACAGAATCCAAACATTTTGCTTATATAGAATACTCTAAAGCAGAAGAAGCAACTGCAGCTTTGGCACTGAACAACGTGTTAGTAGGGGAACGCCCATTGAATGTTGAGATGGCAAACTCCCTCCCTTCAAAGTCTTCCCTTGTAAATTCATCATTATCTTCAGTTATGCAGCAAGCTGTTGCCATGCAACAGATGCAATTTCGACAGGCGTTAAAGATGCAACAAGAAATGACTACACAACAGGCGGCTGCTAGAGTAGCTACTATGAAATCTGCAACAGAGATGGCATCGGCAAGGGCAGCTGAAATCAGTATGAAATTAAAAGCGGATGGTTTAGTTACTGATGTCCCAGAAGTCATGAAGTCAAG GTCTCCATCTATTCACCGTCAATCCAAGTCTCGATCAAGATCACCCATCAAATACCGAAGAAGTAGGTATTCTTTCTCGCCTCCGGCTAGATATCACCGAGAACGAAGATCAAGATCACCCGTTAGATCACGCCATTCACGTCAAAATGAAAGAACATATAGAGATGGTCGAGATCTCTATAGTAGAAGACGAGAAAGGGAAAGATCCCGTGATCATTATTCTAGCTCAAGGAGAAACAGAAGTAGGAGTTCAAGTCCTGTGGAAAGAAAGTCATCTCGAGCTGAACATCATTCACTCAAGCATCACAGAGAAGGCACTAGTTCCAGGGCAAAGAGGTCGTCTCGAGCTGGTTCAAGATCGCCCAGGTTTCAAAAATCAAATGGATCTCCAGTGCAGCAACATTCTTTCTCCCATCGCAATAGGCATTCTAGATCTAGATCCATGGAGCGAAGACATCATTCAGATAAAAAGGATGCTAAAAGGAAAACTGAAAAGATGAAGCAAGATGATAGAACTCTAGACAAAGGCAATGAACCATTCATAGATGGAAAAAGGACAAGGGACTCCAAGGAAGATAAGGTTGCAACATATTCAGCTGCTAAGCGGAGGTCCTTGTCGCCTGAGGATGATCTGCCATCAAAAGAAAGAGGTACTAATAAGCACAAAAGGTCTAGATTAAATGATATCCATTCTGAGAAAGCTGGCACAATGAATAGTGATGAGGGGATAGCTGGGGAGGACTTAGATGCAATCAGAGATAAGAGATCTGCACATTTTTCAAATTCAAAACAGCATGGAAGAATGGAATCTGATGTGAATAATAAGCAGTCTGAAAATCAAGATTCAA ATGAATTCCTCAAGTCTGAAGCAGATCAAAACAAAGTGGAAATGCACGAGGAACCTCTATCTAGGAAATCTCAAATTTCTGATGACATACAGAAGATGACTGATAATCTCTCTGGAACGGAGCTTTATAATTCAAATGCTCTTTCAATCGAAGAGAGATTCCCGAAGGATTCTACTGGAGATAGGAATTATCTAGATAGCACATCCAGTGGAATGAATGAGGATTATAGTGTTAATAATGTAACTTTTAAAGTAATAGTAGTCAATAAGGATCCTGATGATGACACTAAGATCAAAGAGAGGAAGCACCTAGTACCAAAATTTGAGACATATTCCATAAAAAATGAGAATGCTGTGGAAGATCCAGTAGATGCAAATAATGCTGGTCAGATGCAAAAAACTGATTTAGGTTTCAAAtatcatcaaaattttgatcacaGATCAGTACACAATGGAGGTGATGTTTCACCAACCAGAGCAGACTTTACTGCTAGGAAGAATGATTGTGCTATTTCATTCCCTGATGAACCAAAAAAGGATGGCTCTAGTCTGAAATCAGACTATCATAATATAAGTCATGGGTTATTAGGCGTTGAAGAAACCAATCTTGTCAACTCCAGAATTATTAATTGCACTACTGATGAAGAGGATTTGGCTAACATTGAAGATACTTCTATTACTGTTGATAATTCTGCTGCCCGTATCCCAAAGAAAGGTTTTGGAGGTTACAGTACAATTTCCAAAGGTGTTTATTGTGCACAACAAAATTCTGTTGCTGATAGCTCTGTCAGTGATCGCATTTCTGCTGATAAGGTTTCAGACTTGTCCAATGAGATCTGGAAAATTAAAGATTCGACTACTGTGGATGCCCCAGCACACTCATCCTCACCATAG
- the LOC121999950 gene encoding probable WRKY transcription factor 75, with the protein MMESYASMAAAPPPPSTSLPSPRQLSLADPEASFPGRAASEVEPANKKKEKKARRHRFAFQTRSQVDILDDGYRWRKYGQKAVKNNKFPRSYYRCTHQGCNVKKQVQRLSKDEGVVVTTYEGVHSHPIDKPNDNFEHILKQMQIYSQF; encoded by the exons ATGATGGAAAGCTATGCATCCATGGCGgcggcgccgccgccgccgtccaCTTCCTTGCCTTCTCCCCGTCAGTTATCCTTAGCTGATCCGGAGGCGTCGTTCCCCGGCCGCGCCGCCTCTGAGGTCGAGCCGGCaaacaagaagaaggagaagaaggcgaGGAGGCACCGGTTCGCCTTCCAGACGCGGAGCCAGGTGGATATCCTCGACGACGGCTATCGCTGGCGCAAGTACGGCCAGAAAGCCGTCAAGAACAACAAGTTCCCCAG GAGCTACTACAGATGCACACATCAAGGGTGCAACGTGAAGAAGCAAGTGCAGAGGCTGTCCAAGGACGAAGGCGTAGTGGTGACGACGTACGAGGGAGTGCACAGTCATCCCATCGACAAACCCAACGACAACTTCGAGCACATACTCAAGCAAATGCAGATCTACTCCCAGTTCTAA
- the LOC122001081 gene encoding uncharacterized protein LOC122001081 isoform X1 — MADRSAAAAKAKPIWIKQAEEAKIKSEAEKTAAAKAAFEATFKALEKAKDKEESERESSDSDADEPEDLATKPIGPVDPSKCIAAGPGIAGGTACASCTFTVVTKDSDSRKVPIGGAQLNVKISPGVGVGSSDQEGMVKDQGDGSYAVTYAVPKRGNYMVHVDCNGKPIMGSPFPVFFSAGTTIGTASLPAVSPFPNMVNQSMPNMPNYAGSVSGAFSGLLGMTAGVSSGSSAGVVLQGIGASLGEICREYLNGQCSKTECKLNHPPHNLLMTALSAASTMGTLSQAPMAPSAAAMAAAQAIVAARILGAHAAQMQTQSSGLTPGSHDETTKADALKKTIQVSNLSPLLTADLLKHLFGYCGSVVDCTITESKHFAYIEYSKAEEATAALALNNVLVGERPLNVEMANSLPSKSSLVNSSLSSVMQQAVAMQQMQFRQALKMQQEMTTQQAAARVATMKSATEMASARAAEISMKLKADGLVTDVPEVMKSRSPSIHRQSKSRSRSPIKYRRSRYSFSPPARYHRERRSRSPVRSRHSRQNERTYRDGRDLYSRRRERERSRDHYSSSRRNRSRSSSPVERKSSRAEHHSLKHHREGTSSRAKRSSRAGSRSPRFQKSNGSPVQQHSFSHRNRHSRSRSMERRHHSDKKDAKRKTEKMKQDDRTLDKGNEPFIDGKRTRDSKEDKVATYSAAKRRSLSPEDDLPSKERGTNKHKRSRLNDIHSEKAGTMNSDEGIAGEDLDAIRDKRSAHFSNSKQHGRMESDVNNKQSENQDSSKSISSCHKKHDKINFAIMEKETLTIDSTYSRDDKKSSYHLSSSSYKSARCADEFLKSEADQNKVEMHEEPLSRKSQISDDIQKMTDNLSGTELYNSNALSIEERFPKDSTGDRNYLDSTSSGMNEDYSVNNVTFKVIVVNKDPDDDTKIKERKHLVPKFETYSIKNENAVEDPVDANNAGQMQKTDLGFKYHQNFDHRSVHNGGDVSPTRADFTARKNDCAISFPDEPKKDGSSLKSDYHNISHGLLGVEETNLVNSRIINCTTDEEDLANIEDTSITVDNSAARIPKKGFGGYSTISKGVYCAQQNSVADSSVSDRISADKVSDLSNEIWKIKDSTTVDAPAHSSSP; from the exons ATGGCGGATCGGAGCGCGGCGGCGGCGAAGGCGAAGCCCATATGGATCAAGCAGGCGGAGGAGGCCAAAATCAAGAGCGAGGCCGAGAAGACGGCCGCCGCCAAGGCCGCCTTCGAGGCCACCTTCAAAGCTCTCGAGAAGGCGAAGGACAAGGAGGAGTCCGAGAGGGAGTCATCTGACAGCGACGCGGACGAGCCGGAGGACCTCGCGACCAAGCCGATCGGGCCGGTGGATCCCTCCAAGTGTATCGCGGCCGGTCCAGGGATCGCTGGAGGCACCGCCTGCGCGTCTTGCACCTTCACTGTCGTGACGAAAGATTCCGACAGCAGGAAGGTCCCCATTGGAGGAGCCCAACTGAATGTAAAGATCTCGCCTGGTGTTGGAGTTGGGAGCTCAGATCAGGAAGGTATGGTCAAGGATCAGGGGGATGGGAGCTACGCCGTGACTTATGCTGTTCCCAAACGCGGAAACTACATGGTTCATGTTGATTGCAATGGAAAGCCGATCATGGGAAGTCCGTTCCCGGTTTTCTTTAGTGCTGGCACCACAATTGGCACAGCGAGCTTGCCGGCCGTGTCCCCTTTCCCCAATATGGTCAATCAGTCGATGCCCAACATGCCAAATTATGCTGGGTCGGTGTCTGGAGCATTCTCAGGGCTGCTAGGCATGACAGCTGGTGTTTCATCAGGGTCCTCTGCAGGAGTGGTCTTGCAGGGCATTGGCGCATCACTGGGGGAGATTTGCCGTGAATACTTGAATGGACAGTGCTCTAAAACAGAATGCAAGCTCAATCACCCACCACATAACCTATTGATGACTGCATTGTCAGCCGCTTCTACAATGGGAACATTGAGTCAGGCACCTATGGCACCCTCAGCAGCAGCTATGGCTGCTGCTCAAGCAATTGTCGCTGCTCGTATTCTTGGAGCTCATGCTGCCCAGATGCAGACCCAATCTTCTGGCCTTACTCCAG GCTCACATGATGAGACTACCAAAGCCGATGCTTTGAAGAAAACGATACAAGTCAGTAACCTTAGTCCGCTTCTTACAGCCGACCTCCTTAAACATCTTTTTGGTTACTGTGGATCTGTTGTTGATTGTACCATCACAGAATCCAAACATTTTGCTTATATAGAATACTCTAAAGCAGAAGAAGCAACTGCAGCTTTGGCACTGAACAACGTGTTAGTAGGGGAACGCCCATTGAATGTTGAGATGGCAAACTCCCTCCCTTCAAAGTCTTCCCTTGTAAATTCATCATTATCTTCAGTTATGCAGCAAGCTGTTGCCATGCAACAGATGCAATTTCGACAGGCGTTAAAGATGCAACAAGAAATGACTACACAACAGGCGGCTGCTAGAGTAGCTACTATGAAATCTGCAACAGAGATGGCATCGGCAAGGGCAGCTGAAATCAGTATGAAATTAAAAGCGGATGGTTTAGTTACTGATGTCCCAGAAGTCATGAAGTCAAG GTCTCCATCTATTCACCGTCAATCCAAGTCTCGATCAAGATCACCCATCAAATACCGAAGAAGTAGGTATTCTTTCTCGCCTCCGGCTAGATATCACCGAGAACGAAGATCAAGATCACCCGTTAGATCACGCCATTCACGTCAAAATGAAAGAACATATAGAGATGGTCGAGATCTCTATAGTAGAAGACGAGAAAGGGAAAGATCCCGTGATCATTATTCTAGCTCAAGGAGAAACAGAAGTAGGAGTTCAAGTCCTGTGGAAAGAAAGTCATCTCGAGCTGAACATCATTCACTCAAGCATCACAGAGAAGGCACTAGTTCCAGGGCAAAGAGGTCGTCTCGAGCTGGTTCAAGATCGCCCAGGTTTCAAAAATCAAATGGATCTCCAGTGCAGCAACATTCTTTCTCCCATCGCAATAGGCATTCTAGATCTAGATCCATGGAGCGAAGACATCATTCAGATAAAAAGGATGCTAAAAGGAAAACTGAAAAGATGAAGCAAGATGATAGAACTCTAGACAAAGGCAATGAACCATTCATAGATGGAAAAAGGACAAGGGACTCCAAGGAAGATAAGGTTGCAACATATTCAGCTGCTAAGCGGAGGTCCTTGTCGCCTGAGGATGATCTGCCATCAAAAGAAAGAGGTACTAATAAGCACAAAAGGTCTAGATTAAATGATATCCATTCTGAGAAAGCTGGCACAATGAATAGTGATGAGGGGATAGCTGGGGAGGACTTAGATGCAATCAGAGATAAGAGATCTGCACATTTTTCAAATTCAAAACAGCATGGAAGAATGGAATCTGATGTGAATAATAAGCAGTCTGAAAATCAAGATTCAAGTAAGTCTATCAGTTCATGTCATAAGAAGCATgacaaaataaattttgctataatGGAAAAGGAAACTCTAACTATTGATTCCACATACTCAAGGGATGATAAAAAATCGTCATATCATTTGAGTTCAAGTTCTTACAAAAGTGCACGATGTGCAGATGAATTCCTCAAGTCTGAAGCAGATCAAAACAAAGTGGAAATGCACGAGGAACCTCTATCTAGGAAATCTCAAATTTCTGATGACATACAGAAGATGACTGATAATCTCTCTGGAACGGAGCTTTATAATTCAAATGCTCTTTCAATCGAAGAGAGATTCCCGAAGGATTCTACTGGAGATAGGAATTATCTAGATAGCACATCCAGTGGAATGAATGAGGATTATAGTGTTAATAATGTAACTTTTAAAGTAATAGTAGTCAATAAGGATCCTGATGATGACACTAAGATCAAAGAGAGGAAGCACCTAGTACCAAAATTTGAGACATATTCCATAAAAAATGAGAATGCTGTGGAAGATCCAGTAGATGCAAATAATGCTGGTCAGATGCAAAAAACTGATTTAGGTTTCAAAtatcatcaaaattttgatcacaGATCAGTACACAATGGAGGTGATGTTTCACCAACCAGAGCAGACTTTACTGCTAGGAAGAATGATTGTGCTATTTCATTCCCTGATGAACCAAAAAAGGATGGCTCTAGTCTGAAATCAGACTATCATAATATAAGTCATGGGTTATTAGGCGTTGAAGAAACCAATCTTGTCAACTCCAGAATTATTAATTGCACTACTGATGAAGAGGATTTGGCTAACATTGAAGATACTTCTATTACTGTTGATAATTCTGCTGCCCGTATCCCAAAGAAAGGTTTTGGAGGTTACAGTACAATTTCCAAAGGTGTTTATTGTGCACAACAAAATTCTGTTGCTGATAGCTCTGTCAGTGATCGCATTTCTGCTGATAAGGTTTCAGACTTGTCCAATGAGATCTGGAAAATTAAAGATTCGACTACTGTGGATGCCCCAGCACACTCATCCTCACCATAG
- the LOC122001083 gene encoding snurportin-1-like has protein sequence MPPPEVRRSIKRSAVSDQQRRRELALLRQTQQRSDSQNRARRLASSVFTLSSSSSSDLILPDKDILTRAADSEEHEAHLDESVAPARELNVVQASKLKGREARQWFARQLMLPEWMIDIPPKLDRDWYVFARPAGNRCFVVSSNGTTISRLRNGSVLHHFPSSLPNGSRTRDSSGPASSYCVLDCIFHEPDQTYYVIDMVCWRDYSLYDCTAEFRFFWLNSKLAESGACNSPSTYHRYRFSVVPIYDCNQAGLHAAYSTSMPYTKDGVLFFNKHAHYQTGNTPLALVWKDNYCSQYFLDTDSQGLVPTQQQVVLEMQEDGKLTTSDDPPVVFGSLEVDFIQKSEFRAGNLLRFAIKDESVRVVDGKLELGDLQFISKSNRARAFADSYSKVFFQYAARHSPLKIEDIAASILPNLPDDSPIVDVEMGS, from the exons ATGCCGCCACCGGAGGTCCGCCGCTCCATCAAGCGCTCGGCGGTGTCTGATCAGCAGAGGCGGAGGGAGCTAGCGCTCCTCCGCCAGACTCAGCAGCGTTCTGACTCCCAGAACCGCGCCCGACGGCTAGCCTCCTCCGTCTTTAccctttcctcctcctcctcctctgacCTTATCCTTCCGGACAAAGACATCCTGACCCGGGCGGCGGATTCTGAGGAGCACGAGGCTCATTTAGATGAGTCTGTGGCGCCGGCGAGGGAATTGAACGTGGTGCAGGCCTCTAAGCTCAAGGGTCGGGAGGCTCGCCAGTGGTTTGCACGACAGCTTATGCTTCCGGAATGGATGATCGATATACCTCCTAAACTTGATCGTGACTG GTATGTTTTTGCCAGGCCTGCTGGAAACCGTTGCTTTGTTGTTTCCTCTAATGGGACAACAATTAGTAGGTTGAGGAATGGATCTGTTCTGCATCACTTTCCGTCTTCATTGCCCAACGGCTCTAGGACCAGAGATAGCTCTGGTCCTGCGAGTTCTTATTGTGTATTAGATTGCATATTTCACGAG CCCGATCAAACATACTATGTGATTGATATGGTCTGTTGGAGAGACTACTCGCTGTATGATTGTACTGCAGAATTTAGATTCTTTTGGTTGAACTCAAAGCTTGCAGAGTCTGGAGCTTGCAATTCTCCATCAACATATCACAGATACCGATTTTCTGTTGTTCCTATCTATGATTGTAATCAAGCTGGTCTACATGCAGCATATTCTACTTCTATGCCTTATACTAAAGATGGCGTACTATTCTTTAACAA GCATGCACATTATCAAACAGGAAATACACCTTTAGCTCTTGTGTGGAAAGATAATTACTGTAGCCAGTATTTTCTTGATACAGATAGCCAAGGTTTGGTGCCAACCCAGCAACAG GTTGTCTTGGAAATGCAAGAAGATGGTAAATTAACAACCTCTGATGATCCTCCTGTTGTGTTTGGTAGCTTAGAGGTTGATTTCATTCAGAAG TCAGAATTTCGAGCAGGAAACCTCCTTCGATTTGCTATTAAAGATGAAAGTGTGAGAGTTGTAGATGGAAAGCTAGAGCTTGGTGATTTGCAATTCATAAGCAAGTCTAACCGTGCACGAGCATTTGCTGATAGCTACTCTAAG GTTTTCTTCCAGTATGCTGCTCGACATTCTCCTCTTAAAATCGAGGATATTGCCGCATCTATTCTACCAAATCTTCCTGATGACAGCCCAATTGTTGATGTTGAGATGGGCAGTTGA